Proteins encoded within one genomic window of Actinoplanes octamycinicus:
- a CDS encoding DUF7873 family protein codes for MPKLNQIIAVEKGVKSKAFADLSDAHHAVQKTAPLAGISRTYQPKDEEGEQLPAESTRVQIKAEEILRDVAATLTRLFDVTATKDWTNCVARADVIVDGRTIAAQVPVTYLLFLEKQLVDLHTFVKKLPVLDAAESWVRDDSTDSWRTEPVRTNRTKKVPRNHVKAEATEKHPAQVEVYYEDVTVGYWTTVKFSGALPAKRVNEILDRVIALQTAVKFAREEANNTEATDQRVGAAVFGYLFG; via the coding sequence GTGCCCAAACTCAATCAGATCATCGCCGTGGAGAAGGGCGTCAAGAGCAAGGCGTTCGCCGATCTGAGCGACGCACACCACGCGGTGCAGAAAACCGCCCCGCTCGCCGGCATCTCGCGGACCTATCAGCCGAAGGACGAGGAGGGCGAGCAGCTGCCCGCCGAGTCGACCCGGGTGCAGATCAAGGCCGAGGAGATCCTGCGGGACGTGGCGGCCACGCTGACCCGGCTCTTCGACGTGACCGCGACGAAGGACTGGACGAACTGCGTGGCCCGCGCCGACGTGATCGTCGACGGGCGGACCATCGCCGCTCAGGTGCCGGTGACCTATCTGCTGTTCCTCGAGAAGCAGCTCGTCGACCTGCACACCTTCGTGAAGAAGCTGCCGGTGCTGGACGCCGCCGAGAGCTGGGTGCGCGACGATTCCACGGACAGCTGGCGGACCGAGCCGGTGCGCACCAACCGCACCAAGAAGGTGCCGCGCAACCACGTGAAGGCCGAGGCCACCGAGAAGCACCCGGCGCAGGTCGAGGTGTACTACGAGGACGTGACGGTCGGTTACTGGACGACCGTGAAGTTCTCCGGGGCGCTGCCGGCCAAACGGGTCAACGAGATCCTGGACCGGGTGATCGCGCTGCAGACCGCGGTCAAGTTCGCGCGTGAGGAGGCGAACAACACCGAGGCGACCGACCAGCGGGTGGGTGCGGCCGTCTTCGGTTATCTCTTCGGATGA
- a CDS encoding VOC family protein — protein MNLISTRVITTDVARLIGFYEGLTGLSATRYTPEFAEIGTGAARLAIAGAGTVPPFVAPDEKILEFLVADVDAVEQRDGMLMPPTTMPWGNRSMLLRDPDGTLINVFTPVTEAARARFR, from the coding sequence ATGAACCTCATCTCCACCCGAGTCATCACCACCGACGTCGCCCGGCTGATCGGCTTCTACGAGGGCCTCACCGGCCTGTCCGCGACCCGGTACACCCCGGAGTTCGCCGAGATCGGCACCGGCGCGGCCCGGCTCGCGATCGCCGGCGCCGGCACCGTCCCGCCCTTCGTCGCGCCGGACGAGAAGATCCTGGAGTTCCTGGTGGCCGACGTCGACGCCGTCGAGCAGCGGGACGGCATGCTGATGCCGCCCACCACCATGCCGTGGGGCAACCGGTCGATGCTGCTGCGCGACCCGGACGGCACCCTGATCAACGTCTTCACCCCGGTCACCGAGGCCGCCCGGGCGCGGTTCCGGTAG
- a CDS encoding WYL domain-containing protein, whose amino-acid sequence MTRPTARVLTLLELLQSGGIRTVAELASRLGVDERTVRRYAAHLIDLDIPVESVRGRHGGYRLARGHRLPPLMFTDDEALAVLLGLTSQAGAVASETAAAKLRRVLPARLAQRLDAVFSSLTTTEPDAPRGAEPDAPRGAEPDAPRGAEPDAPRGAEPVAPHGAEPDAPRGTGARAAAPDGSVLLPLAAAVRDHQPVRLAYAGRGERILHPYGLVVHSGRWYVIGLDTAAGEERTLRLDRISEARGLPGTFVPPADFDPAARLLTGFATAAYRHTVRIRAQATADQVRAVFPASVAVLHEDGTGWLRIEIRAERLDWIPARLAALGHPFVIEHPPELRDLVAALADRLATGARRPDPPV is encoded by the coding sequence GTGACCCGGCCGACCGCTCGCGTGCTGACCCTGCTGGAACTGCTGCAGTCCGGCGGCATCCGGACCGTGGCCGAGCTGGCGTCCCGGCTCGGCGTCGACGAGCGGACCGTCCGGCGCTATGCGGCGCACCTGATCGACCTGGACATCCCGGTGGAGTCGGTGCGCGGGCGGCACGGCGGCTACCGGCTGGCGCGCGGTCATCGGCTGCCGCCGCTGATGTTCACCGACGACGAGGCCCTCGCCGTCCTGCTCGGGCTGACCAGCCAGGCAGGCGCGGTGGCGAGCGAGACCGCGGCGGCCAAGCTGCGGCGGGTGCTGCCGGCGCGGCTGGCGCAGCGCCTCGACGCCGTGTTCTCGTCCCTGACCACCACCGAGCCGGACGCACCGCGCGGAGCCGAGCCGGACGCACCGCGCGGAGCCGAGCCGGACGCACCGCGCGGAGCCGAGCCGGACGCACCGCGCGGAGCCGAGCCGGTCGCACCCCACGGAGCCGAGCCGGACGCACCGCGCGGAACGGGGGCGCGGGCGGCCGCGCCGGACGGGTCGGTCCTGCTGCCGTTGGCCGCCGCGGTCCGTGATCACCAGCCGGTCCGCCTCGCCTACGCGGGTCGCGGCGAGCGGATCCTGCACCCTTACGGCCTGGTCGTCCACTCCGGCCGGTGGTATGTGATCGGCCTCGACACGGCCGCCGGCGAGGAACGTACGCTGCGCCTGGACCGGATCTCCGAGGCGCGCGGCCTGCCCGGCACCTTCGTGCCGCCGGCCGATTTCGATCCCGCCGCTCGGCTGCTGACGGGTTTCGCCACCGCCGCCTACCGCCACACGGTCCGGATCCGCGCCCAGGCCACCGCCGACCAGGTCCGCGCGGTCTTCCCGGCCAGCGTCGCGGTCCTCCACGAGGACGGCACCGGCTGGCTCCGAATCGAGATCCGAGCCGAGCGCCTCGACTGGATCCCCGCCCGGCTGGCCGCCCTCGGCCACCCTTTCGTCATCGAGCACCCGCCGGAACTGCGCGACCTGGTCGCCGCCCTCGCCGACCGCCTCGCGACCGGTGCCCGCCGCCCCGACCCACCGGTGTGA
- a CDS encoding lysylphosphatidylglycerol synthase transmembrane domain-containing protein, whose translation MRKTGEGVGRRWRWLSRSAVVLAAAAAVVLTVRGHLPAPDAIGAIFGTADWRWIAAALTAQTVSQAAFAMQQRRLLRSAGVTVGPGAALAITCSRSAISLVLPAGSAMSAAYAVQQYRRRGATGTTAATVTALSLLASIAGLLVVCACAFGPAAVAGWWHAASYEAVAAAVVVLSALVTAVRARPRTPKSANPDHSRPVPGRPLLTRLRREAAAAVVAVRSIRPGDGLAALLWSALNWAADAFCLIAAAQACGLPVGWRTVGGAYLIAQVVGQIPLSPGGLGFVEASLVTALSLGAAPAVAAATVLTYRLFSCWLILPVGLLTYLGLRHTPADPPEAHRRAASPSDGVARPGAIVAG comes from the coding sequence GTGCGGAAGACCGGGGAGGGCGTGGGCCGGCGATGGCGGTGGCTGTCACGGTCCGCTGTGGTGCTGGCCGCCGCGGCCGCCGTCGTGCTCACGGTCCGCGGGCACCTCCCGGCGCCGGACGCCATCGGAGCCATTTTCGGTACGGCGGACTGGCGCTGGATCGCCGCCGCGCTGACCGCCCAGACGGTCTCCCAGGCGGCCTTCGCGATGCAGCAGCGCCGCCTGCTCCGCTCGGCCGGCGTCACCGTCGGCCCGGGCGCCGCCCTGGCGATCACCTGCAGCCGCTCGGCGATCAGCCTGGTGCTGCCGGCCGGCTCCGCGATGTCCGCCGCCTACGCCGTCCAGCAGTACCGCCGCCGCGGCGCCACCGGCACCACCGCGGCCACCGTCACCGCACTGTCGCTGCTCGCCTCGATCGCCGGGCTGCTCGTGGTCTGCGCCTGCGCGTTCGGCCCGGCCGCCGTCGCCGGCTGGTGGCACGCGGCGTCCTACGAGGCCGTGGCCGCCGCCGTGGTGGTGCTGTCCGCCCTGGTCACGGCGGTGCGTGCGCGGCCGCGTACGCCGAAGTCAGCCAACCCGGACCACTCGCGGCCGGTCCCCGGCCGGCCTCTCCTCACCCGTCTCCGGCGGGAAGCGGCGGCGGCCGTGGTCGCGGTCCGCTCGATCCGGCCCGGCGACGGCCTCGCGGCCCTGCTCTGGTCCGCGCTGAACTGGGCCGCCGACGCGTTCTGCCTGATCGCCGCCGCCCAGGCCTGCGGGCTGCCGGTCGGCTGGCGCACAGTCGGCGGCGCCTACCTGATCGCCCAGGTGGTCGGGCAGATCCCGCTCAGCCCCGGCGGCCTGGGTTTCGTCGAGGCCAGCCTGGTCACCGCGCTGAGCCTGGGCGCCGCCCCGGCCGTGGCGGCCGCCACCGTGCTCACCTACCGCCTCTTCTCCTGCTGGCTGATCCTCCCGGTCGGGCTGCTCACCTACCTGGGCCTGCGCCACACCCCGGCGGACCCGCCCGAGGCGCACCGGCGTGCGGCGTCGCCGAGCGACGGGGTCGCCCGGCCGGGCGCGATCGTCGCCGGCTGA
- a CDS encoding TetR/AcrR family transcriptional regulator, translated as MEENLGLRERKKMATRMALHEAAVRLAAERGADNVTIDAIAEAAGVSRRTFTNYFANKEEVFYYRDAYRMKRLCESIRKQPAGDPWTVLTGAALELLSEASAETDMSWVSERRRLYQDPNHLAHQIAAYTAIERELAAEIAERVGGADAELRGRVFAASFMTALRTSVQYWTEHPETSLPETFGKVAALVRA; from the coding sequence GTGGAGGAGAACCTCGGGCTGCGTGAACGCAAGAAGATGGCCACCCGGATGGCGCTGCACGAGGCGGCGGTCCGGCTGGCCGCCGAGCGCGGCGCGGACAACGTCACGATCGACGCCATCGCCGAGGCGGCCGGGGTCTCCCGGCGCACGTTCACGAACTACTTCGCGAACAAGGAAGAGGTCTTCTACTACCGCGACGCCTACCGGATGAAGCGGCTCTGCGAGTCGATCCGCAAACAGCCGGCCGGCGATCCGTGGACGGTGCTCACCGGCGCGGCCCTGGAGCTGCTGAGCGAGGCATCCGCGGAGACCGACATGTCCTGGGTGTCCGAGCGGCGCCGGCTCTACCAGGACCCGAACCATCTGGCGCACCAGATCGCGGCCTACACGGCGATCGAGCGGGAGCTGGCCGCGGAGATCGCCGAGCGGGTCGGCGGGGCGGACGCGGAGCTGCGCGGGCGGGTCTTCGCGGCGAGCTTCATGACGGCGCTGCGGACCAGCGTGCAGTACTGGACCGAGCACCCGGAGACCTCGCTGCCGGAGACCTTCGGCAAGGTCGCCGCCCTGGTCCGGGCCTGA
- a CDS encoding YbhB/YbcL family Raf kinase inhibitor-like protein has translation MMRTAAAIVSAAALAAGTFGYHHTPRGNDGGFGYHQVRDGIPQSAGHFRVSSPDVRTRFPADDLANGFGCTGSNEQPRLTWSGAPAGTRSLAVTMYDPDAPTGSGFWHWLAWDLPATSRSLDRAVPAGAVAGTNDAGQLGYVGPCPPVGDVAHHYEITVYALDVPTLGLPAATPPAATMFTMREHILAYGRMTVTAKR, from the coding sequence ATGATGCGAACGGCAGCAGCAATCGTCAGCGCCGCGGCCCTGGCCGCCGGCACCTTCGGCTACCACCACACCCCCCGGGGAAATGATGGCGGCTTCGGCTACCACCAGGTCCGGGACGGCATCCCGCAGAGCGCGGGACACTTCCGGGTCAGCAGTCCCGACGTGCGCACCCGGTTCCCGGCGGACGACCTCGCCAATGGCTTCGGTTGTACCGGCAGCAACGAGCAGCCCCGGCTGACCTGGTCCGGCGCGCCGGCCGGCACGCGGAGCCTCGCGGTCACCATGTACGACCCGGACGCCCCCACCGGCAGCGGCTTCTGGCACTGGCTGGCGTGGGACCTGCCGGCCACCAGCCGGAGCCTGGACCGCGCGGTCCCGGCGGGTGCGGTGGCGGGGACCAACGACGCCGGTCAGCTCGGGTACGTGGGCCCGTGCCCACCCGTCGGCGACGTCGCCCACCACTATGAGATCACCGTGTACGCCCTGGACGTGCCGACCTTGGGTCTGCCGGCCGCCACCCCGCCGGCGGCGACCATGTTCACGATGCGGGAGCACATCCTGGCGTACGGCCGGATGACCGTCACCGCGAAGCGCTGA
- a CDS encoding helix-turn-helix transcriptional regulator, with the protein MTVGERRVELAGFLRARREQLTPADVGLPAGPRRRTPGLRRQEVAQLAAVSVEWYTRLEQGRVGVAGATVLDSLAAALRLSEAQRRHLHLIARGEAPAMRHEPAPVRASLRAVLDGMPLLPAYVVDFRFDVLAANPAAAALFGPGFGTGLTANTARALFLDDRMRDSQLDWPRIAREMVGNLRANLARHPGDGRLREVIDELRRSSADFADWWRDQTVAERTHGRKRIQHPEAGPLTVCYDVLGSRDGADQYLFTITPAGPADERKLRELITRHSRFRLAAI; encoded by the coding sequence ATGACGGTGGGTGAACGACGGGTCGAGCTGGCCGGGTTCCTGCGAGCCCGGCGCGAGCAGCTGACCCCGGCGGACGTCGGGCTGCCGGCCGGACCACGGCGGCGGACCCCGGGACTGCGCCGGCAGGAGGTCGCCCAGCTCGCCGCGGTCAGTGTCGAGTGGTACACCCGGCTGGAGCAGGGCCGGGTCGGGGTGGCCGGGGCGACCGTGCTGGACTCGCTGGCGGCGGCGCTGCGACTGTCCGAGGCGCAGCGCCGGCACCTGCACCTGATCGCCCGGGGCGAGGCGCCGGCCATGCGGCACGAGCCGGCGCCGGTCCGGGCGTCGCTGCGGGCGGTGCTGGACGGGATGCCGCTGCTGCCGGCGTACGTGGTGGACTTCCGGTTCGACGTGCTGGCCGCGAACCCGGCCGCGGCCGCCCTGTTCGGGCCGGGGTTCGGCACCGGGCTCACGGCGAACACCGCCCGCGCGCTGTTCCTCGACGACCGGATGCGCGACAGCCAGCTGGACTGGCCGCGGATCGCCCGGGAGATGGTCGGCAACCTGCGCGCCAACCTGGCCCGGCACCCCGGCGACGGCCGCCTGCGGGAGGTGATCGACGAGCTGCGCCGGTCCAGCGCCGACTTCGCCGACTGGTGGCGCGACCAGACGGTCGCCGAGCGCACCCACGGCCGCAAGCGGATCCAGCACCCGGAGGCCGGGCCGCTGACCGTCTGCTACGACGTGCTGGGCAGCCGGGACGGCGCCGACCAGTACCTGTTCACGATCACCCCGGCCGGTCCGGCCGACGAGCGGAAACTGCGCGAGCTGATCACCCGGCACAGCCGTTTCCGGCTGGCCGCGATCTGA
- a CDS encoding DUF4132 domain-containing protein, whose product MRPLIGPEHHGVVEEAREDLRRLADRARAAGRAGDPSALWAVADEIRIRVEQVDRLWIGDLEWSIGTVLAELDTIYDAAFPIGDPGDVAGLLTAPWPSARRKELLAAVLGRDHYGRVDLDQVAEQALAVVDLRLLRALVLDRFGAPRSRDLLVRILATLHDHGRLDSRLVDRAHVIDEYFGYGLVTDPPTPFTAAIRDHLDELTWRLVTGPIPVDRYKVPDRPGPRGLRFVELAMTWSGDPAIARVLGAAELTEAERARLLDLLRDRPLADRQRVYQWRLAAGDADALAPLTGLDRSARLVRLIRAMPEGHEAVRHDRAAILAAVDQSGPDATRRFLELEPNEVVSAALGDNRAAVLKRVKNNALRGIAAFGMLPLAEGETVLDRYLALRESAKKGAKLGPNRKHSHAAAIDVALDHLAQVAGFPDPSRLEWDCEARLVSETPTAARAGDYRLELRFDGADPVLAVSRSGKELRSVPAAVRAEPSYQELRAHQERLRDQARRMRTGLLERLVATGGTLQPEELGRLRSLPAGAAMLPGLLWRDRSGTIGLLDQLDPTGPITAVHPVELLAPTAGAAPPPPGRQLPNTPQSHTGWAPTASPPAPTLRPHDDRRSGDVDRGLAWWQAEVVRRRLRQPVKQLFREVYVLTPAERESVDLSYRFAGHVVAGKVAGQLLSARGWTLNGEYDDYGAVRPAGDGLTAALRCDMHGYFGLAEVEFGALCFLRDNWPMALEDVPPVVFSEVMRDLDLAVSVAGTGVRAHESPAQAASRAQLLAALISDLGLTRVTIDGGSAVVRGSRATYRVHLTSGSIHVEPAGYLCVVPAGFGASAHRRLFLPFADEDRMTSVILSKILLLNEDEKITDKSILTQLQHLAPASPS is encoded by the coding sequence ATGCGACCGCTGATCGGGCCCGAGCACCACGGGGTCGTCGAGGAGGCCCGCGAGGACCTGCGCCGCCTGGCCGATCGGGCGCGAGCCGCCGGCCGGGCCGGTGACCCGAGCGCGCTGTGGGCCGTCGCCGACGAGATCCGGATCCGTGTCGAGCAGGTCGACCGCCTGTGGATCGGCGACCTCGAGTGGAGCATCGGCACCGTCCTCGCCGAGCTGGACACGATCTACGACGCCGCGTTCCCGATCGGCGACCCGGGCGACGTCGCCGGGCTGCTCACCGCGCCGTGGCCGTCGGCCCGGCGCAAGGAGCTGCTCGCCGCGGTGCTGGGCCGCGACCACTACGGCCGGGTGGACCTGGACCAGGTGGCCGAGCAGGCGCTCGCGGTCGTCGACCTGCGCCTGCTGCGCGCGCTGGTGCTCGACCGGTTCGGCGCCCCGCGTTCGCGCGACCTGCTGGTCCGGATCCTGGCGACCCTGCACGACCACGGGCGGTTGGACAGCCGCCTGGTCGACCGCGCGCACGTCATCGACGAGTATTTCGGGTACGGGCTGGTCACCGACCCGCCGACACCGTTCACCGCGGCGATCCGCGACCACCTCGACGAGCTGACCTGGCGGCTGGTCACCGGCCCGATCCCGGTCGATCGGTACAAGGTGCCGGACCGGCCGGGCCCGCGCGGGCTGCGCTTCGTCGAGCTGGCGATGACCTGGTCCGGCGATCCGGCGATCGCCCGCGTCCTCGGCGCCGCCGAGCTCACCGAGGCCGAGCGAGCCCGCCTGCTCGACCTGCTCCGTGACCGGCCGCTCGCGGACCGGCAGCGGGTCTACCAGTGGCGGCTGGCCGCCGGGGACGCCGACGCGCTGGCTCCGCTGACCGGGCTGGACCGGTCCGCGCGGCTGGTCCGGCTGATCCGGGCGATGCCGGAGGGCCACGAGGCGGTCCGCCACGACCGTGCCGCGATCCTGGCCGCGGTCGACCAGTCCGGCCCGGACGCCACCCGCCGGTTCCTGGAGCTGGAGCCGAACGAGGTGGTCTCCGCCGCCCTCGGCGACAATCGGGCCGCCGTGCTGAAACGCGTCAAGAACAACGCGTTGCGGGGCATCGCCGCCTTCGGCATGCTCCCGCTGGCCGAGGGCGAGACGGTGCTCGACCGCTACCTGGCGTTGCGCGAGTCGGCGAAAAAGGGGGCCAAGCTCGGGCCGAACCGGAAGCATTCGCACGCCGCCGCGATCGACGTCGCGCTGGATCACCTGGCCCAGGTGGCCGGCTTCCCGGACCCGAGCCGCCTGGAGTGGGACTGCGAGGCCCGCCTGGTCAGCGAGACGCCGACGGCGGCGCGGGCCGGGGATTACCGGCTGGAGCTGCGGTTCGACGGCGCCGACCCGGTGCTGGCGGTCAGCCGGTCCGGCAAGGAGCTGAGGTCGGTGCCCGCGGCGGTCCGCGCCGAGCCGTCCTATCAGGAGTTGCGCGCGCATCAGGAGCGGCTGCGGGACCAGGCCCGGCGGATGCGGACCGGCCTGCTGGAGCGCCTGGTCGCCACCGGCGGCACGCTGCAGCCGGAGGAGCTGGGCCGTCTCCGCTCACTCCCGGCAGGCGCGGCGATGCTGCCGGGCCTGCTCTGGCGCGACCGGTCCGGCACGATCGGCCTGCTCGATCAGCTCGACCCGACGGGCCCGATCACCGCGGTCCACCCGGTCGAGCTGCTCGCCCCGACCGCCGGCGCCGCGCCTCCTCCGCCCGGCCGCCAGCTTCCGAACACCCCGCAATCCCACACCGGCTGGGCACCGACCGCCTCACCACCCGCACCCACTCTCCGGCCCCACGACGACCGCAGATCGGGCGACGTCGACCGTGGGCTTGCCTGGTGGCAGGCGGAGGTTGTCCGGCGGCGGCTGCGGCAGCCGGTGAAGCAGCTTTTTCGCGAGGTCTATGTGCTGACCCCGGCGGAGCGGGAGTCGGTCGACTTGTCGTACCGGTTCGCCGGGCACGTGGTGGCCGGGAAGGTCGCCGGGCAGCTTCTCTCCGCGCGCGGGTGGACGCTGAACGGCGAGTATGACGACTACGGCGCGGTCCGCCCGGCCGGCGACGGGTTGACCGCGGCGCTGCGATGCGACATGCACGGGTATTTCGGGTTGGCCGAGGTCGAGTTCGGGGCGCTCTGCTTCCTGCGGGACAACTGGCCGATGGCGCTGGAAGATGTTCCACCGGTGGTGTTCTCCGAGGTGATGCGCGATCTCGATCTGGCGGTCTCGGTCGCCGGGACCGGCGTGCGAGCCCACGAATCGCCCGCGCAGGCAGCGTCCCGGGCGCAGCTGCTCGCCGCGCTGATCTCCGACCTGGGCCTGACCCGGGTGACGATCGACGGCGGCTCAGCGGTGGTCCGGGGCAGCCGCGCCACCTACCGAGTGCATCTGACCAGCGGCAGCATCCACGTGGAGCCGGCCGGTTACCTGTGTGTGGTGCCGGCCGGGTTCGGGGCGAGTGCGCACCGCCGGCTGTTCCTGCCGTTCGCCGACGAGGACCGGATGACCAGCGTCATCCTCAGCAAGATCCTGCTGCTGAACGAGGACGAGAAGATCACCGACAAGTCGATCCTGACCCAGCTGCAGCACCTCGCCCCTGCCAGCCCCAGCTGA
- a CDS encoding sulfurtransferase TusA family protein, producing the protein MDAQVSPVVLDGGDRRCVVLLIELRKLIATLPPGALVHLIATDPAAPLDLPAWCHLTGHSYLGPVPGDRPTYAVEVTPDATPTDAKHPWRPTP; encoded by the coding sequence GTGGATGCCCAGGTGAGCCCGGTCGTGCTGGACGGCGGCGACCGGCGTTGCGTGGTGTTGCTGATCGAGCTGCGGAAGCTGATCGCCACCCTGCCGCCCGGCGCCCTGGTCCACCTGATCGCCACCGACCCGGCCGCGCCCCTGGACCTGCCCGCCTGGTGCCACCTCACCGGCCACAGCTACCTCGGTCCGGTCCCCGGCGACCGCCCCACCTACGCCGTCGAGGTCACCCCGGACGCCACCCCCACGGACGCCAAGCACCCCTGGCGCCCCACGCCCTGA
- a CDS encoding SMI1/KNR4 family protein, translating into MSSIADLTTWEPLLRVVRAANVEALAAPGGYLAGAIGQGSWSVPVPRRTPPPGQAMQVEDMQDEWDAVQRVRDVLAAEGLDRIAFVVERTALHLITFGPAVEHGLGAHPGALILDEDAVPAPWRRLPEPVPGVTAAPSADPALLEHTLRERLPEAVGATEEEIAEAEARLGVALPAELKAIYRVIRGRWADFDGDYEAMAAAGEALGVELYPLDGLRVMSAAARPAPWSAAAMTAVRTPPGAAVQGLAGSPGWIAFAGNGGGDEFTIDLTPGPGGHLGQVIMLDHEQYAGAGLVADSLTDLIVHGRKRPDAFGRADEAPLVAYVNARSVRSVEAAAHPDLEVLSIGVWEEAPVSLAPVLGLPRLRTLSAYPGTLADPREIGSLTDLEYLELGPAEWRTLLDAGAVPGGLAAAEIVVHGERHPFTTMDLANELLALRDRPLITRVTLE; encoded by the coding sequence GTGTCTTCGATCGCTGACTTGACGACGTGGGAACCGTTGCTGCGGGTGGTGCGGGCGGCCAACGTGGAGGCCCTCGCCGCGCCGGGCGGCTACCTGGCCGGCGCCATCGGGCAGGGCTCGTGGAGTGTGCCGGTGCCGCGGCGGACGCCGCCACCCGGACAGGCCATGCAGGTCGAGGACATGCAGGACGAGTGGGACGCGGTGCAGCGGGTCCGCGACGTGCTCGCCGCCGAGGGCCTGGACCGGATCGCCTTCGTCGTGGAGCGGACGGCGCTGCACCTGATCACCTTCGGTCCGGCCGTCGAGCACGGCCTGGGCGCGCACCCGGGCGCGCTGATCCTGGACGAGGACGCCGTTCCGGCACCGTGGCGGCGGCTGCCGGAGCCGGTCCCCGGGGTGACGGCGGCGCCGTCCGCGGACCCGGCACTGCTGGAGCACACCCTGCGGGAGCGGCTGCCGGAGGCGGTCGGCGCCACCGAGGAGGAGATCGCCGAGGCCGAGGCCCGTCTCGGCGTCGCGCTGCCGGCCGAACTCAAGGCGATCTACCGGGTGATCCGGGGGCGCTGGGCGGACTTCGACGGCGACTACGAGGCGATGGCAGCCGCCGGCGAGGCGCTCGGCGTCGAGCTGTACCCGCTCGACGGGCTGCGGGTGATGTCCGCGGCGGCCCGGCCGGCGCCGTGGAGCGCGGCCGCGATGACCGCGGTGCGCACGCCGCCCGGCGCCGCGGTGCAGGGGCTGGCCGGGTCGCCCGGCTGGATCGCCTTCGCCGGCAACGGCGGCGGCGACGAGTTCACCATCGACCTGACACCCGGGCCGGGCGGCCACCTCGGCCAGGTGATCATGCTGGACCACGAGCAGTACGCCGGGGCCGGCCTGGTCGCCGACAGCCTCACCGACCTGATCGTGCACGGCCGGAAGCGCCCGGACGCGTTCGGCCGGGCGGACGAGGCGCCGCTGGTGGCCTACGTCAACGCGCGGAGCGTGCGCAGCGTCGAGGCGGCGGCCCACCCCGACCTGGAAGTGCTGAGCATCGGTGTCTGGGAGGAGGCGCCGGTCAGCCTGGCGCCGGTGCTGGGGCTGCCGCGGCTGCGGACGCTGAGCGCCTACCCGGGGACGCTCGCCGACCCGCGCGAGATCGGGTCGCTGACCGACCTGGAGTATCTCGAACTCGGGCCCGCGGAGTGGCGCACGCTGCTGGACGCCGGGGCCGTTCCGGGTGGCCTGGCCGCGGCCGAGATCGTGGTGCACGGCGAGCGCCATCCGTTCACCACGATGGACCTGGCGAACGAGCTGCTCGCCCTCCGGGACCGCCCGCTGATCACCCGGGTGACGCTGGAATGA
- a CDS encoding carboxymuconolactone decarboxylase family protein has translation METTSRLPDPAAFFPELGGWAASLTKATLNGTIPPATIGLVHLRVGQLVGNTYHTVRQTGMLRKAGESPDRITAVASWRDAPYFTDAERIALELAEAVLTPNPSGERVPDELYLRATRHYDDQALWTLTLVIAQMMFFVPVALIAKPIPGAPLGKNYRTE, from the coding sequence ATGGAGACCACATCGCGCCTGCCCGACCCCGCCGCCTTCTTCCCGGAGCTGGGCGGGTGGGCGGCCAGTCTGACCAAGGCCACGCTCAACGGGACGATCCCGCCGGCCACCATCGGGCTCGTGCACCTGCGGGTGGGGCAGCTCGTCGGCAACACGTATCACACCGTGCGTCAGACCGGGATGCTGCGCAAGGCCGGGGAGAGCCCGGACCGGATCACCGCGGTGGCGTCGTGGCGGGACGCGCCGTACTTCACCGACGCCGAGCGGATCGCGTTGGAGCTGGCCGAGGCGGTGCTCACGCCGAATCCGTCCGGGGAACGGGTGCCGGACGAGCTGTACCTGCGGGCCACCCGGCACTACGACGACCAGGCACTGTGGACGCTGACCCTGGTCATCGCCCAGATGATGTTCTTCGTGCCGGTGGCGCTGATCGCCAAGCCGATCCCGGGAGCGCCGCTCGGCAAGAACTACCGGACCGAGTAG